From Sinorhizobium sp. B11:
CGACTTGCTGGAGACGCTGCCGTTGAAGATCTTCTCGAAGTGGCTTGCGCGAAAGCATATGGGTTTGATAGAAGTAACTTTTCAAAAATTCTTGAATTTTTCAAATGGATTCCTGAGAAAAAAAGAGAATTTCTGATGTCTAAATCTGCATGGGCAAAAATATAAACTATGATTCCGAACCACTATACACCAGCCCTCAGCTGCCTAGACTTAGACATTGTCCGCGCAGTGCCACCCGGTGGAAATTGGAAAGATATCCCGGAATCTATCCCTTCCAAACGTCTCCAGCAGATCAGAGAAAGTTTCCGCCGCGGCGAAGGAAGCCGTTCGACTTATTATGGGAGGATGCAACCAGAATCCCCTTCTCACACTATTTCGACTTACTTCAACAGGCCAGGAAATGGATCATTTGTCCATTATTTACAGGACAGGATGATATCTCAGCGGGAAGCTGCGCGGCTCCAGACGTTCCCCGATAGCTTTGAATTCTACGGAAGTAAGAGCGCTGTAAACAAGCAAATTGGCAACGCAGTCCCACCGCTTCTCGCATTCCAAATTGCCAAACATTTAGGCGAAAAGGGCGAATTTATCGATTTATTTGCTGGAGCCGGAGGCCTCTCACTCGGTTTTCACTGGGCGGGCTGGCAACAGGTGGTCGGTAATGACATCGATGCATCAGCGCTGGAAACTTATAAAAAAAACCTTGGCGGTAACACCGTATTAGGAGACGTCGAGAGCGACGATGTATTCTCGGAAATAGTCAAATACGCCAAGAACACAGGCCAGAAGCACGACACTAAAAGATTGGTTCTTGGCGGCCCGCCATGTCAGGGCTTCTCTACGGCCGGCAACAAGAGAAGCATGGAGGACCAGCGGAACCACCTATTTAAGCGCTACGCGGATATTCTAACTCACGTTCAACCTGATGGATTTCTCTTTGAAAACGTGCAGGGGCTGAAAAGCATGGAAGGCGGTCGTGTGCTCCAGATGGTATTAGCTACTCTGGAACAAGCCGGATATGCGACAAGCGTTTGGACAGTCAAAGCTGAACAGTTTGGAGTTCCCCAGCGCCGGACAAGGGTGATCATTGCAGGCACCAGGGCCGGGACGCAGCCACTTTTTCCACCACCGCCAATCTCGGCTTGGGGGAAATCGGATATGCTTCTTCCTCCGCCGCCTACTGTCGTCGACGCAATTTCTGACTTACCGCCGCTCGAACCCGGAACGGATGGAAGCTCGCTCGATTATTTTACCCCTCCAAACTCACCATTCCAACAACTTATGCGAGGGGTTATATCACCCGACGAATACTCTTCAAATGTTAGGTGAGC
This genomic window contains:
- the dcm gene encoding DNA (cytosine-5-)-methyltransferase: MIPNHYTPALSCLDLDIVRAVPPGGNWKDIPESIPSKRLQQIRESFRRGEGSRSTYYGRMQPESPSHTISTYFNRPGNGSFVHYLQDRMISQREAARLQTFPDSFEFYGSKSAVNKQIGNAVPPLLAFQIAKHLGEKGEFIDLFAGAGGLSLGFHWAGWQQVVGNDIDASALETYKKNLGGNTVLGDVESDDVFSEIVKYAKNTGQKHDTKRLVLGGPPCQGFSTAGNKRSMEDQRNHLFKRYADILTHVQPDGFLFENVQGLKSMEGGRVLQMVLATLEQAGYATSVWTVKAEQFGVPQRRTRVIIAGTRAGTQPLFPPPPISAWGKSDMLLPPPPTVVDAISDLPPLEPGTDGSSLDYFTPPNSPFQQLMRGVISPDEYSSNVR